From Streptomyces yatensis, one genomic window encodes:
- a CDS encoding DEAD/DEAH box helicase family protein produces MPLNWDLIGTGDSEALLRPRDIYAGLASRPWPYLRHEQGEVLDKWFDRRDQPDVVIKQNTGGGKTAVGLLIAQSTLNEGIGKAVYLTPDNYLAKQVRQEAAKLNIATTDDPYSQAFITAQAVLVTNYQKLINGKSAFGVVGDGKEPDELGIVIVDDAHAALARTEDQFRLRVPAAHEAHGKLLELFADDLRHQSANAWAGLEDKDPTALAPIPFWAWADKRHEVLKILRPHREEHNFKFVWPLLAEVLHLCTATATSAAIEIRPSCPPIDRLPSFVRARRRVYLTATLADDSALVTDFSADPNLVAKPVTPGSAADLGERMILAPVALNPDLDDEAVRVLARQFADGDQDGDGVAETEPVNVVVLVPSERAAAAWTRHAHHIWRVGDLETGVKELQAGHVGLVVLVNKYDGVNLPAGACRLLVLDGIPRPLDSVERREAVALADSTVRLAREVQRIEQGMGRGVRDGEDYCAVLLLGAKLATAIHDARHLALFSPATQAQLKLSRDIAGQIKGEGLNDVRQALRACLGRAPQWRERSRRALAEVRYAEHGTVRPEAIALREAFDFAATGRPSAAAERVQKAVNALGENDKALRGWLREQKAAYLHLTDPVAAQQALAGALVDNTFVLRSVHGAVPVRLKAAAVQSRAAADFLADRYRDGVSLRLGVQALFEEVVWGDDERSDDAEAAWQNLGEHLGFASSRPEKLYGTGPDNLWALSAAQQAVTELKTGCTTDTIAKKDMDQLGGSVRWLNDHNPEVEALPVMVHPSRVSDAKATAVPGMRVVTPALFEKLKEAVTSYAAALASSPDRWADEQAVRDQLAHHKLTGDRFFTTYSEPVCVSS; encoded by the coding sequence ATGCCGCTGAACTGGGATCTGATCGGCACGGGGGACAGTGAGGCGCTGCTGCGGCCCCGGGACATCTACGCGGGGTTGGCCAGCCGGCCGTGGCCGTATCTACGCCACGAGCAGGGCGAGGTGCTGGACAAGTGGTTCGACCGGCGTGACCAGCCAGACGTGGTGATCAAGCAGAACACCGGCGGGGGCAAGACGGCCGTCGGCCTGCTCATCGCGCAGAGCACGCTGAACGAGGGCATCGGCAAGGCCGTGTACCTGACGCCGGACAACTACCTGGCCAAGCAGGTCCGCCAGGAGGCCGCCAAGCTCAACATCGCCACCACGGACGATCCGTACAGCCAGGCGTTCATTACGGCCCAGGCTGTGCTGGTGACGAACTACCAGAAGCTGATCAATGGCAAGTCGGCGTTCGGTGTCGTCGGCGATGGCAAGGAACCGGACGAGCTGGGCATCGTCATCGTCGATGATGCGCATGCCGCGCTGGCGCGGACCGAGGACCAGTTCCGGCTGCGGGTGCCCGCTGCGCATGAGGCGCACGGCAAGCTGCTGGAGCTGTTCGCGGACGACCTGCGTCACCAGTCGGCCAACGCCTGGGCAGGACTGGAGGACAAGGACCCCACCGCGTTGGCACCGATCCCGTTCTGGGCGTGGGCCGACAAGCGCCACGAGGTGCTCAAGATCCTGCGGCCGCACCGCGAAGAGCACAACTTCAAGTTCGTGTGGCCGCTGCTCGCCGAGGTGCTGCACCTGTGCACCGCGACGGCGACGTCGGCGGCGATCGAGATCAGGCCCTCGTGCCCGCCGATCGACCGCCTCCCGTCATTCGTACGCGCCCGCCGCCGGGTCTACCTGACCGCGACGCTCGCCGACGACAGCGCCCTGGTCACCGACTTCAGTGCCGACCCCAACCTCGTCGCGAAGCCCGTCACGCCGGGCAGCGCCGCCGACCTCGGTGAGCGGATGATCCTGGCCCCGGTGGCACTCAACCCGGACCTGGACGACGAGGCCGTACGCGTGCTGGCCCGCCAGTTCGCCGACGGGGACCAGGACGGCGACGGCGTGGCCGAGACCGAACCGGTCAACGTCGTCGTGCTGGTCCCCAGCGAACGGGCCGCCGCGGCCTGGACACGCCACGCCCACCACATCTGGCGAGTCGGCGACCTCGAGACCGGCGTGAAGGAGCTCCAGGCCGGTCACGTGGGCCTGGTGGTACTGGTCAACAAGTACGACGGCGTCAATCTCCCGGCCGGCGCGTGCCGCCTGCTAGTCCTCGACGGGATTCCCCGGCCCCTGGACTCGGTGGAGCGACGCGAGGCCGTCGCACTGGCCGACAGCACCGTCCGCCTGGCCCGCGAGGTCCAGCGGATCGAACAGGGCATGGGCCGCGGCGTGCGCGACGGCGAGGACTACTGCGCGGTCCTGCTGCTGGGCGCCAAGCTCGCCACGGCGATCCACGACGCCCGCCACCTGGCTCTGTTCTCCCCCGCGACCCAGGCGCAGCTGAAGCTGAGCCGGGACATCGCGGGCCAGATCAAGGGCGAAGGGCTGAACGATGTACGCCAAGCGCTGCGGGCCTGCCTGGGGCGGGCGCCGCAATGGCGAGAGCGCAGCCGGCGGGCGCTGGCGGAGGTGCGCTACGCCGAGCACGGGACGGTGCGGCCGGAAGCCATCGCCCTGCGCGAGGCGTTCGACTTCGCAGCCACCGGCCGCCCCTCGGCCGCAGCCGAGCGGGTGCAGAAGGCGGTCAACGCCCTCGGCGAGAACGACAAGGCGCTGCGGGGATGGCTGCGGGAGCAAAAGGCCGCCTACCTGCACCTGACCGACCCTGTGGCCGCCCAGCAGGCCCTGGCCGGCGCGCTGGTCGACAACACGTTCGTCCTGCGGTCCGTGCACGGCGCCGTCCCCGTGCGGCTCAAGGCAGCCGCGGTGCAGTCCCGTGCCGCCGCTGACTTCCTCGCGGACCGCTACCGCGACGGCGTCAGCCTGAGGCTCGGGGTGCAGGCGCTGTTCGAGGAAGTGGTCTGGGGCGATGACGAGCGCTCCGACGACGCCGAGGCGGCCTGGCAGAACCTGGGTGAGCATCTCGGGTTCGCCAGCAGCCGCCCGGAGAAGCTGTACGGCACGGGCCCGGACAACCTTTGGGCGCTCTCGGCCGCACAGCAGGCCGTCACCGAGCTGAAGACGGGGTGCACCACCGACACGATCGCGAAGAAGGACATGGACCAGCTCGGCGGCAGCGTCCGCTGGCTCAACGACCACAACCCGGAGGTGGAGGCCCTGCCGGTCATGGTGCACCCCAGCCGTGTCAGCGACGCCAAGGCCACCGCGGTGCCCGGCATGCGCGTCGTCACCCCGGCCCTGTTCGAGAAGCTGAAGGAGGCCGTGACGAGCTACGCGGCCGCGCTCGCCAGCAGCCCCGACCGCTGGGCGGACGAACAGGCCGTCCGCGACCAGCTCGCACACCACAAGCTCACCGGCGACCGGTTCTTCACCACCTACTCCGAGCCCGTGTGCGTCTCCTCCTGA
- a CDS encoding CHAT domain-containing protein, producing the protein MNVWNGSEEKIPLESGPATVADDRVSAAEAALQVARRAGGDLRGALAEAATAYREADRRDEAIAAYRELATVLGGLVTADDQVRAAGSDMWVARLAQEADEDHIVRHHLTTATERCAALEQRWGSQPVCALIRLEAACRMGVLALRAGEVESAWEQLLRAVIAADPAVQEADLPSLAHAAIVAARILAANGLLGTAGNVLDALTGHAEASGDTLLAGQALEADGELEARFGDEPTAIRLLRRAGLAIGDQPDSPDAKARAGVLSQAGLCADRLGDYALARFLYQRALDHYAAVLPPGAVDVLMNRYNLAEIARVTGDNETVIRDLTEITDVLRGQGADAPPEFRCTALKNLGVALLDTGRLDRAQSVFTEALSVPGRPAARKAEIVFSRARARSRSQQGSVDMDEIRNAVAGVLAENGADSMPYLLARWSSAGFLPLDEAAAVYRSLLEKVAGADDHQSRDLRRRVLRSLGMLRWRQGDAVGMLESLRGALGEAEREHAETWRVRSAFEPGPAKRFDLERLLLTLVARRFRDQDEARRLAFRAAVGTKRLSAEMILAQNELILRGFTRLLPARDLAAALRRGWGATGAPTEDKQQQLDEVERQLSLAVPREVLLELLDHSTAEYVAAHLPTNVTLVEYVRCPGFDPPEDAGPSAIGGPAWYAAFVLPNGRPEEMALLDLGEAARIDEAAQMFWSAIADADLPEPQWRVYSRRLAELIWNPLLASLPADDMRVIAIAPDGALCRVPFDALIGADGLPLLATNRLSLLATGRDAGRGGSRANRRGTPPVVIAAPDYGTPQDTFMPLQETRAEGEAIADLLGVAAVTDGAATRDYLLSRADPEILHLATHGYYLPVPADGADRTARHPLLDSGIALAGANCGASGLVTALDVLGMGLAGTDLVVLSACESGLGPLDNEEGLMGVARSFLLSGARSVVWSLWRVDDVATARLMTLFYRRMLAGFARSVALRDSKMELYAEEPNRPDLWAGFVVQGDLDQLLRHRFVLPTEAQLYDRQVPSSQPVVTDLDPRLVPQFAVDAGQSPPIGFVSINLRNSQVAKAQEEFDLGQELLDGNRPEQAQPHFEKALTILRETPHHPALLEAMLYGRLAVVALVRGQGRAGRRMAKRAVAAFERIDVISLPFAIALDNLGLAEVVLARPRHGRRHLTRALAMKRVLLPPGDAQIAFTERALTQADAGFGHLRFRWGRE; encoded by the coding sequence GTGAATGTGTGGAACGGCTCCGAGGAAAAGATACCTCTGGAGTCGGGTCCGGCCACTGTCGCCGACGATCGCGTGTCGGCCGCGGAAGCCGCCCTGCAGGTCGCCCGGCGGGCCGGCGGCGATCTGCGCGGGGCGCTGGCCGAGGCCGCGACCGCTTACCGAGAGGCCGACCGGCGCGATGAGGCGATCGCCGCCTACCGGGAACTTGCCACCGTGCTAGGGGGGCTAGTCACGGCGGACGACCAGGTCCGTGCCGCCGGCAGCGACATGTGGGTGGCTCGGTTGGCACAGGAGGCGGACGAGGACCACATCGTCCGGCACCACCTCACCACTGCCACCGAGCGCTGCGCCGCACTGGAACAGCGCTGGGGCTCCCAGCCGGTGTGCGCACTCATTAGGTTGGAGGCCGCCTGCCGAATGGGGGTGCTCGCCCTGCGGGCCGGGGAGGTCGAATCGGCCTGGGAGCAGTTGCTGCGGGCGGTCATAGCGGCCGATCCCGCCGTCCAAGAAGCGGATCTCCCCAGTCTGGCCCACGCCGCGATAGTTGCCGCCCGAATCTTGGCCGCCAATGGCCTGCTCGGCACTGCCGGGAATGTTCTGGACGCGCTGACCGGCCACGCGGAGGCATCCGGGGACACCCTGCTCGCCGGACAGGCTTTGGAGGCGGACGGCGAGCTGGAGGCTCGCTTCGGGGATGAGCCGACCGCCATCCGGTTGCTGCGGCGGGCTGGCCTCGCCATCGGCGACCAGCCCGATTCCCCGGACGCCAAGGCCAGGGCAGGTGTCCTGTCCCAGGCGGGGCTCTGCGCCGACCGTCTCGGCGACTATGCCCTGGCCCGGTTCTTGTATCAGCGGGCCCTCGACCACTACGCCGCGGTGCTGCCACCCGGGGCTGTCGACGTGTTGATGAACCGGTACAACCTTGCGGAGATCGCCCGGGTGACCGGCGACAACGAGACCGTGATCCGGGATCTCACCGAGATCACCGACGTCCTGCGCGGCCAGGGCGCCGACGCCCCACCGGAGTTCCGTTGCACGGCCCTCAAAAACCTCGGCGTGGCCCTCCTGGACACCGGACGCCTCGACCGGGCGCAATCGGTCTTTACCGAGGCGCTGTCGGTACCGGGTCGGCCGGCCGCCCGGAAAGCGGAGATCGTGTTCAGCCGGGCCCGCGCGAGATCCCGGTCGCAGCAGGGCTCGGTTGATATGGACGAGATCCGCAACGCCGTCGCCGGTGTCCTCGCCGAGAACGGCGCGGACAGCATGCCCTATCTGCTGGCCCGGTGGAGCTCGGCCGGGTTCCTGCCCCTCGACGAGGCGGCGGCCGTCTACCGTTCCCTCCTGGAGAAGGTGGCGGGCGCGGACGATCACCAGTCGCGGGACCTCCGCCGGCGCGTCCTGCGCTCACTCGGCATGCTGCGCTGGCGGCAGGGCGATGCCGTAGGGATGCTCGAATCCCTACGCGGCGCCCTCGGCGAGGCGGAGCGCGAGCACGCCGAGACCTGGCGGGTCCGTTCGGCCTTCGAGCCCGGTCCGGCCAAGCGATTCGACCTTGAGCGGCTCCTGCTGACCTTGGTAGCACGGCGCTTCCGCGATCAGGACGAGGCCCGACGGCTGGCGTTCCGTGCCGCGGTCGGCACCAAGCGGCTGAGCGCCGAGATGATCTTGGCGCAGAACGAGTTGATCCTGCGGGGCTTCACCCGGCTGCTACCAGCCCGGGATCTCGCGGCGGCCCTGCGCCGCGGCTGGGGAGCCACCGGCGCACCGACGGAGGACAAACAGCAGCAACTCGACGAGGTGGAACGACAGCTCTCGCTTGCGGTACCCCGGGAGGTCTTGCTCGAACTCCTCGATCACTCGACGGCCGAGTACGTTGCCGCGCACCTGCCCACCAACGTAACGCTCGTAGAGTACGTCCGGTGCCCGGGTTTCGACCCGCCCGAAGATGCTGGCCCCTCAGCGATCGGCGGTCCCGCGTGGTACGCCGCCTTCGTGCTGCCCAACGGCCGCCCCGAAGAAATGGCCCTGCTGGATCTGGGCGAGGCAGCCCGGATCGACGAAGCGGCACAGATGTTCTGGAGCGCCATCGCAGATGCTGACCTTCCTGAGCCACAGTGGCGTGTTTACTCCCGTCGGCTGGCTGAGCTGATCTGGAACCCGCTGCTGGCGTCCCTGCCTGCCGACGACATGCGGGTCATAGCCATAGCCCCAGACGGGGCACTCTGCCGGGTGCCGTTCGATGCCTTGATCGGTGCCGACGGGCTGCCGCTGCTGGCGACGAACCGGCTGTCACTGCTGGCAACCGGACGCGACGCCGGACGCGGGGGGTCGCGCGCCAATCGGCGCGGCACACCGCCCGTGGTCATCGCTGCCCCGGACTACGGCACGCCACAGGACACCTTCATGCCGTTGCAAGAGACGCGCGCGGAGGGCGAAGCCATCGCCGACCTACTGGGCGTGGCGGCCGTGACGGATGGCGCGGCCACCCGCGACTATCTGCTGAGCCGCGCCGACCCGGAGATCCTGCACCTAGCCACCCATGGCTACTACCTCCCGGTACCGGCCGACGGCGCGGACCGGACGGCACGGCATCCGTTGCTCGACAGCGGCATCGCGTTGGCCGGCGCGAACTGCGGGGCATCGGGTCTTGTCACCGCCCTGGACGTCCTCGGCATGGGGCTCGCCGGCACCGACCTCGTCGTGCTGTCGGCGTGTGAGAGCGGCCTGGGACCGCTCGACAATGAGGAGGGTCTAATGGGGGTGGCGCGGTCGTTCCTGCTGTCCGGCGCCCGCTCAGTGGTGTGGTCACTGTGGCGGGTGGACGATGTGGCCACTGCACGGCTGATGACGCTGTTCTACCGGCGGATGCTGGCCGGCTTCGCGCGGAGCGTCGCGCTGCGGGACAGCAAGATGGAGCTGTACGCCGAGGAGCCGAACCGTCCCGATCTGTGGGCGGGTTTCGTGGTGCAGGGCGATCTCGACCAACTGTTGCGTCACCGGTTCGTTCTGCCCACCGAGGCACAGCTCTACGACCGGCAGGTGCCGAGCTCCCAGCCGGTCGTGACCGACCTCGACCCGAGACTGGTGCCGCAGTTCGCGGTTGATGCCGGTCAGAGTCCGCCGATCGGGTTCGTCTCGATCAACCTGCGCAATTCGCAAGTGGCGAAGGCGCAGGAGGAATTCGACCTCGGGCAGGAGCTGCTCGACGGAAATCGGCCCGAGCAGGCGCAGCCGCACTTCGAGAAAGCCTTGACGATCCTTCGCGAGACGCCACATCACCCTGCCCTGCTGGAGGCGATGCTGTACGGGCGGCTCGCGGTGGTGGCGCTGGTCCGGGGCCAGGGACGGGCCGGGAGACGGATGGCCAAGCGCGCAGTGGCCGCTTTCGAGCGCATCGACGTGATCAGCCTGCCGTTCGCCATCGCCCTGGACAATCTCGGGCTCGCCGAGGTGGTGCTGGCCAGACCGCGGCACGGACGGCGACATCTGACCCGGGCTCTGGCCATGAAGCGGGTCCTACTCCCGCCCGGTGACGCACAGATCGCCTTCACCGAACGGGCTCTCACCCAGGCCGACGCCGGCTTCGGACACTTGCGCTTCCGGTGGGGCCGCGAGTAA
- a CDS encoding IS3 family transposase (programmed frameshift), with amino-acid sequence MPKPYPKEFREDVVRVARNREPGVTLEQIAADFGVHPITLSKWLRRAETDEGARPATTSGESAELREARKRIRLLEQENEVLRRAAAYLSQANLPKMMYPLVRELAAADAPYRVPVAVTCRVLGLARQPYYRWLAQPATDTELTQAYRANALFDAHRDDPEFGHRFLLDEAHAAGEAMAERTAWRICRDNGWWSAFGKRRGRGKNAKAGPPVHDDLVRRNFTADGPNRLWLTDITEHATAEGKLYLCAVKDVYSGRIVGYSIDGRMKSRLAAAALGSAVARRGPAAGCIVHSDRGSQFRSRKVAAVLTRHGLVGSMGRVGAAGDNAAMESFFALLQKNVLDRRVWATRQELRIAIVTWIERTYHRRRRQRRLGRLTPVEYETIMTPPAALAA; translated from the exons GTGCCCAAGCCGTATCCGAAGGAGTTCCGCGAGGACGTCGTGCGGGTCGCGCGCAACCGCGAGCCCGGCGTCACGCTGGAGCAGATCGCCGCTGACTTCGGGGTCCACCCGATCACGTTGTCGAAGTGGCTGCGCCGCGCCGAGACCGACGAGGGCGCCAGGCCCGCAACGACGTCGGGTGAGTCGGCCGAGCTGCGCGAGGCCCGCAAGCGGATCCGGCTGCTGGAGCAGGAGAACGAAGTGCTCAGGAGGGCTGCGGCGTATCTGTCGCAGGCGAACCTGCCG AAAATGATGTACCCGCTCGTCCGCGAGCTGGCCGCCGCCGATGCCCCTTACCGGGTGCCGGTGGCGGTGACGTGCCGGGTGCTCGGGCTGGCCCGCCAGCCCTACTACCGGTGGCTGGCCCAGCCTGCCACCGACACCGAACTGACCCAGGCATACCGGGCCAACGCCCTGTTCGACGCGCACCGCGACGATCCCGAGTTCGGGCACCGCTTCCTTCTCGACGAGGCCCACGCCGCCGGTGAGGCGATGGCTGAGCGGACCGCCTGGCGGATCTGCCGGGACAACGGCTGGTGGAGTGCCTTCGGCAAACGCAGGGGCCGCGGGAAGAACGCCAAAGCCGGGCCACCGGTCCACGATGACCTGGTGCGGCGGAACTTCACCGCGGACGGGCCGAACCGGTTGTGGCTCACGGACATCACCGAGCACGCGACCGCCGAGGGCAAGCTCTATCTGTGCGCCGTCAAGGACGTGTACTCCGGCCGCATCGTGGGCTATTCCATCGACGGCCGGATGAAGTCCCGCCTCGCGGCGGCCGCGCTGGGGTCCGCCGTCGCCCGCCGCGGCCCCGCTGCGGGATGCATCGTGCACTCCGACCGCGGATCGCAATTCCGGTCCCGCAAGGTCGCCGCCGTCCTCACCCGGCACGGCCTGGTCGGCTCAATGGGCCGGGTCGGGGCCGCAGGCGACAACGCCGCAATGGAGAGCTTCTTCGCACTGCTGCAGAAGAACGTCCTCGACCGCCGCGTCTGGGCCACCCGCCAGGAGTTGCGGATCGCGATCGTCACCTGGATCGAGCGGACCTACCACCGACGCCGGCGGCAACGACGCCTGGGCCGATTGACCCCCGTCGAGTACGAGACCATCATGACCCCACCCGCAGCTCTGGCTGCATAA
- a CDS encoding DEAD/DEAH box helicase: protein MDPQPPAADPQPLTAQDLHSLGLDLPSRRGRQPQPLPLHEDQQEALDSILKHLRRPGTRGLYVAATGTGKTLVASRAASQLARRLLLVVPTLDLAVQTALALRRDGHREPLVIVSSMDAAAHGALAAAHVGSVTDYRLLASLLAAVGQRRDALPALAVVCTYDSLDKIEATQHTRYTVPPFDLAVLDEAHRIAGRTDKKWAMINDATRIHADRRLYMTATPRIVAAPDLAESASLSRPRGRLPAAGEGSETNSMDNEAVYGKKIFEYPLAQAIADNRAADYRIVVPTLTDADLRTRLNLPTPETLHPGEDNGEVQDSALRTTALHLAVLRSMTEYGLKKVLVYFNLVSDARRFARELPHTLRRLAKTAPDLSPDITPQLFFAHGEHTPAQRAGIFDGFSTAECAVLANSRLIAEGVDIPAVDAVVFADPTRSVIRCVQALGRALRLDVSGKTASLIVPVYVPPGADGENILGTAYEPVWAIATALASHDHRILERLPDKANRLPKETSDVIERRWHFDFTVHPERIARAMDLASFDPRDAVVSRSRRLGLAAAQSYRDEHGHLDVPADYTDPTGYALGTFITTMRDAAKADRLDAAWVAELDTLGMIWDKHDAAWRRRMTAAADYLRTHGHLAAPATTPVGAWLAEQRHLAAKNTLDTARADALTALAPDWRLPHGADWHRKYHLLRAHLADGADPAALSRDTLLGGVKIGSWLHRQLTTWHALHPGQQQLMTSLGLTPESNPLTPTRRPRRTFEQTVQLLELFLHREGRTPAARETIRVDGDTVKIGAWLAKARTKHRSGHLSEEHVRLVAALFDGEWTAEDAVPAVLG, encoded by the coding sequence TTGGACCCGCAGCCCCCGGCGGCTGATCCGCAGCCGCTCACCGCCCAGGACCTGCACAGCCTGGGGCTGGACCTGCCCTCCCGCCGTGGGCGGCAACCTCAACCCCTCCCTCTGCATGAGGACCAGCAAGAAGCTCTCGACAGTATCCTCAAGCACCTGCGTCGGCCCGGCACCCGCGGTCTGTACGTGGCGGCGACCGGCACCGGCAAGACACTGGTGGCCAGCCGCGCCGCCAGTCAGTTGGCTCGTCGGCTGCTGCTCGTCGTCCCCACCCTCGACCTCGCAGTCCAGACCGCGCTGGCACTGCGCCGCGACGGCCACCGCGAACCGCTCGTCATCGTCTCCTCAATGGACGCCGCCGCCCACGGCGCCCTGGCCGCCGCCCACGTCGGCTCCGTCACCGACTACCGCCTCCTGGCCTCCCTGCTCGCGGCCGTCGGCCAGCGACGCGACGCCCTGCCCGCTCTGGCAGTGGTGTGCACCTATGACTCGCTCGACAAGATCGAGGCGACGCAGCACACTCGCTACACCGTGCCTCCTTTCGATCTCGCTGTCCTGGACGAGGCCCACCGGATCGCCGGCCGGACGGACAAGAAATGGGCCATGATCAACGACGCGACGCGGATCCACGCTGACCGCCGCCTCTATATGACCGCCACCCCGCGCATCGTCGCCGCACCCGACCTAGCCGAATCCGCCAGCCTCTCCCGCCCCCGCGGCCGCCTGCCCGCAGCAGGGGAGGGCAGCGAAACCAACTCGATGGACAACGAGGCCGTCTACGGCAAGAAGATCTTCGAATACCCGCTCGCACAGGCCATCGCCGACAACCGGGCCGCAGACTACCGCATCGTGGTCCCCACCCTCACCGACGCCGACCTGCGCACCCGCCTGAACCTCCCCACCCCCGAAACCCTCCACCCAGGTGAGGACAACGGCGAGGTGCAGGACAGTGCGCTGCGCACCACCGCCCTGCACCTTGCGGTCCTGCGCTCTATGACCGAGTACGGCCTGAAGAAGGTGCTGGTCTACTTCAACCTCGTCTCTGACGCGCGCCGCTTCGCCCGCGAACTGCCCCACACCCTGCGCCGGCTGGCCAAGACAGCCCCCGACCTGAGCCCCGACATCACCCCTCAGCTGTTTTTCGCCCACGGCGAGCACACCCCCGCCCAGCGCGCCGGAATCTTCGACGGCTTCAGCACCGCCGAATGCGCGGTCCTGGCGAACTCGCGGCTGATCGCCGAGGGCGTTGACATCCCTGCCGTCGACGCGGTCGTTTTCGCCGACCCCACGCGCAGCGTCATCCGCTGCGTCCAGGCCCTCGGCCGCGCCCTGCGCCTGGACGTGAGCGGCAAGACGGCCAGTCTCATCGTCCCCGTCTATGTCCCGCCCGGCGCCGACGGCGAGAACATCCTCGGCACCGCCTACGAACCGGTGTGGGCCATCGCCACGGCGCTGGCCAGCCACGACCACCGCATCCTCGAGCGCCTGCCCGACAAAGCCAACCGCCTCCCCAAAGAGACCAGCGACGTCATCGAACGCCGCTGGCACTTCGACTTCACCGTCCACCCCGAGCGCATCGCCCGCGCCATGGACCTGGCCTCCTTCGACCCCCGCGACGCCGTAGTCTCCCGCTCCCGCCGCCTCGGCCTGGCCGCCGCCCAGTCCTACCGCGACGAACATGGCCACCTCGACGTCCCCGCCGACTACACCGACCCCACCGGATACGCGCTGGGCACCTTCATCACAACCATGCGCGACGCCGCGAAGGCCGACCGCCTGGACGCTGCCTGGGTCGCCGAACTCGACACGCTCGGCATGATCTGGGATAAGCACGACGCCGCCTGGCGCCGCCGCATGACCGCCGCCGCCGACTATCTGCGCACCCACGGCCACCTCGCCGCACCCGCCACCACCCCCGTCGGGGCCTGGCTCGCTGAACAACGCCACCTCGCGGCAAAGAACACGCTCGATACCGCCCGCGCCGACGCCCTGACCGCTCTCGCCCCTGACTGGCGCCTGCCCCACGGCGCCGACTGGCACCGCAAATACCACCTGCTCCGCGCCCACCTCGCCGACGGAGCCGACCCCGCAGCGCTGTCCCGCGACACGCTCCTGGGCGGCGTGAAGATCGGCTCCTGGCTGCACCGCCAGCTCACCACCTGGCACGCCCTCCACCCCGGCCAGCAGCAGCTGATGACCTCCCTCGGCCTGACCCCCGAAAGCAACCCGCTCACCCCCACCCGCCGCCCCCGCCGCACCTTCGAGCAGACCGTCCAGCTCCTGGAACTCTTCCTCCACCGCGAAGGCCGCACTCCCGCCGCCCGCGAGACGATCCGCGTCGACGGCGACACGGTCAAGATCGGCGCCTGGCTCGCCAAGGCCCGCACCAAGCACCGATCGGGCCACCTGTCAGAGGAACACGTGCGCTTGGTCGCCGCGCTCTTCGACGGTGAATGGACCGCCGAGGACGCCGTCCCGGCTGTCCTCGGCTAG
- a CDS encoding nucleoid-associated protein, with protein sequence MPGVFAQLVVDEAIFHLLPQRKKADPVPAQPQLSEAVCKLGEDVRGKIQANFRGVLAKHGRPIMEEAEGKKSALPDRVYEYLIEQRGLVDVSLDLAELLWDSQKGKNTSAGLLLVASARLAGKRALLIVKLEQEGGLRAQDVQVNGLRTFDMSYFADLLMTEHNKIYKAALFCVDGVPEDGPIEGWAADKQLAGKMAQFWLHTFLGCRPKEDPKLLTHNFHQAAVDWVDTHVDDPEKSIDYLMAVLVELRSNATTLDPTAFAADHLDLYDQDNFLTYLDSKDVPTATFDKDITRVAPRLSELQIGFESGISIVTPVQRVREDIKIEEHSNGTSTVTVKGKITSTRSHYSPRKPDIGDAGSQPPQPDPAG encoded by the coding sequence ATGCCGGGCGTATTTGCTCAACTCGTTGTCGACGAGGCCATCTTTCACCTGCTTCCGCAACGCAAGAAGGCGGATCCGGTGCCAGCACAGCCCCAGCTCAGTGAGGCAGTGTGCAAGCTCGGAGAAGACGTGCGCGGCAAGATCCAGGCCAACTTCCGCGGTGTCCTCGCCAAGCATGGACGCCCGATCATGGAAGAAGCCGAAGGCAAGAAATCGGCCCTGCCGGACCGCGTCTACGAGTACCTCATCGAGCAGCGTGGTCTGGTGGACGTCTCCCTCGACCTCGCCGAACTGCTCTGGGACAGCCAGAAGGGGAAGAACACTTCTGCCGGGCTCCTTCTCGTGGCATCCGCCCGTCTTGCCGGCAAGCGGGCACTGCTCATCGTCAAACTGGAGCAGGAGGGCGGACTGCGGGCCCAGGACGTCCAGGTCAACGGTCTGCGCACCTTCGACATGAGCTACTTCGCCGACCTTCTGATGACCGAGCACAACAAGATCTACAAGGCTGCGTTGTTCTGTGTCGACGGTGTTCCCGAAGACGGACCCATCGAGGGCTGGGCGGCCGACAAGCAACTGGCCGGCAAGATGGCACAGTTCTGGCTGCACACCTTCCTGGGCTGCAGGCCGAAGGAAGACCCCAAGCTCCTCACCCATAACTTCCACCAGGCGGCAGTCGACTGGGTCGACACGCATGTCGACGACCCCGAGAAAAGCATCGACTACCTGATGGCCGTCCTGGTCGAACTGCGCTCCAACGCAACCACCCTTGATCCCACCGCATTCGCCGCCGACCACCTCGACCTCTACGACCAGGACAATTTCCTCACCTACCTGGACAGCAAGGACGTGCCGACGGCCACCTTCGACAAGGACATCACCCGTGTGGCACCGCGTCTGAGCGAGCTGCAGATCGGCTTCGAGAGCGGCATCTCCATCGTCACCCCCGTCCAGCGGGTCCGTGAGGACATCAAGATCGAAGAACACTCCAACGGCACCTCCACGGTCACCGTCAAGGGAAAGATCACGTCCACACGCAGCCACTACAGTCCCCGCAAACCAGATATCGGGGACGCCGGCAGTCAGCCACCCCAGCCGGATCCTGCCGGGTGA